One region of Endozoicomonas sp. Mp262 genomic DNA includes:
- a CDS encoding DUF2069 domain-containing protein, with translation MALSLAAKAGAGFKLCLGLYLSLIVTLLMQTGLADLPISTRLTLMVIQVVPLLLPLPGLVKMHPRSSAWLCFILCFYFIGGVQKAWISPQIIYGWLITGLSCALFIVAMMFTRWRGKLVNQMDGQ, from the coding sequence ATGGCCTTGTCGTTAGCAGCCAAGGCTGGTGCAGGTTTCAAACTATGCCTGGGACTTTACCTGAGCCTTATAGTGACACTCCTGATGCAAACAGGACTGGCAGACTTACCGATCTCCACCCGCTTGACACTCATGGTAATACAGGTTGTACCATTATTATTACCTCTTCCGGGGTTGGTTAAAATGCACCCCAGATCATCAGCCTGGCTCTGTTTTATTCTGTGTTTTTACTTTATTGGCGGTGTTCAGAAAGCCTGGATCAGCCCCCAGATCATTTATGGCTGGCTTATAACAGGCTTAAGCTGCGCTTTATTTATAGTAGCCATGATGTTTACCCGCTGGCGGGGGAAGCTGGTCAATCAGATGGATGGTCAATAA